The DNA sequence ACAAAATTGATAATCAActtatgttttatttactgtattagGCAATAACAACAGACTAACTCTGGTTTCCCGATGATCTAAGGCTGTTGATACAACTGGTAAATTTAGGCAGGCTAGTGATAACAAACTTATATTCAAACCCAGGAGAGTAATGCTTTCCACATGCTGGTCTTTTGGGGCAGGCTGCATCAGATTAAGAAAAGCCCTTCAATTTAAAACAGGCTTAAAGAGCGAGTTCCTACAGGATTATGAACATCTTGCAAGTGTTCACAGAGCTGTTGGTCGTAGGACTTTCTGGGGAGCTTTGCCAGCACTTGTACccagagagagtgagagaaagagagctcTTTACTTAAAGCGAGCACCTCGTCAATCTGTCAACTGGTTTTCActgttaactttttgttattaaCCAGGTGCTTCTTGTCGTTTGGAAACTTACCTTACAAGCAAAGAGAATAAACAAATTGTTCAGCCAACATGTTGAAGAGTTGAACATGGAATACTTCCAGTAGGAAGACACATAATTAATAGTTGCAATATTGAGGTTTTTACCTATATCTAAAGAGAGTTCATTGTAACTACCTACCACATTGCTCTCATACAGTTTTAACCAGTGACTGTGTACAAGTTTGATAACGTTAAAGGGGTGATTGATATTTGGTAGACTGTAATGTTTCTCTATCGTTATATCTTTATGACTGTACATTACAATGTAGGGACCCTGTCGTTGACTTGCTTGGGGCCTCACATGAAGAATGCAAGGTAGTTAGGGCAGGTGCAAATATTCAAAACCCCGTAAGGGTAAAGAGAGATCACAgggattgtgtgtgtgtgttggtggGGTTGTTTGACAGCTTGCTTATTTAATAAATGGCTGAGTGTGGTTGGTGCTCTTGATACATACAGTAACTATCTCCTTGTTCTACAGTTGTCAGAGTGtgtggttattattattacagttaATATTTGTAGTCATTTTGACTATTGATTACAAGTGTGAATATCTTGACTATGTGGAGCAActcaaaatgacaaaaaatgcaGTGTACATGGCAGGCGAGATGGCATCTAACTAACTACTGGTAGCGCGGTGACTGGTTGTGAATAATGGTAGGGGGAGTGGTAGCGGGGAGAAGTAGTGAAAAACGTGCAATACAAAATCTATTTGTGGTCATCAGATTTTGTTGCGGGCTgccacaaataaatgaatgtattagAAACACTGCAGCACTAGGATGGTTTGCAAGTTGTTTTAGAACAATTGTAGAGCACCACATGCTGCATAAAATGACATTACCAGCATTACTGATAATGGTTTTAAAACCCTTGTATATCAGATccattattaaaaatgttttttaaaaagtgcttATTGAATTTCCTTTCATTTATGTTCTAAATTTAGCAGTTATGCAGTAAGCCAATACTTAGATGTgttttttcttctctttacaGGTAAAGCACTATGTGACAGTGGGAATGGGGAAGACTATGGAGTACCAACCCCTGGTCCTGCTTTCAAAGAGGTCTGGCAAGTAAAGGTTTGGCCTAAAGGTCTAGGGCAAGCCAAGAACTTGGTTGGTATCTACCGCCTCTGCCTGACTGAAAAGACAGTAAACTTTGTCAAGCTAAACTCTGATGCAGCAGCTGTTGTGCTTCAGCTCATGAATGTGAGACGCTGTGGTCACTCTGAAAACTTTTTCTTCGTGGAGGTGGGCCGCTCTGCTGTAACTGGCCCTGGAGAGTTTTGGATGCAAGTGGAAGATTCTGTAGTGGCACAAAATATGCATGAAACACTGTTAGAAGCCATGAAAGCCCTGAGTGAAGAATTCCGACAACGTAGTAAGTCACAGTCAACTGCTGCAGGAGCGGGAGGCGGTAGCACAGCATCAAATCCTATCAGCGTTCCATCTCGACGCCATCACCCAAACCCACCACCTAGCCAAGTTGGGTTTACAAGACGTCCACGGACTGAACCACCAGGAAGTACTGGAGGAGGTGAGAACAGCAATAACAGCTCTCCAAATCCTCGACACAGCTTTCCCCGAAGTCGAACGTCCAGTGATGGTGGAAATTTTGATGATTTAGCTGGTGCAGCAACAGGAGGTATTGCATCATGTTCAAGTCCTACCACCAATGGGTCATGCTCAAATACCCCTATACTGAGATCAACATCTGTTCGTGCTCCCACCCCAGTCAAGGCACAGCATGCTCTAATGAGATCCACCTCAACCCCAGCTGCTTCAACTGCATCAAGTCAACCTTCTAGCTCTGGTCATACATCTGAGTTTTGTGGAACTGGGACAGATAGCAGCGGTGGGGGTGGTAATGTTAGTGTATACAGTCAAATACCTCTCCGGCACCCTTCTGTCTCAGGCTCTCTCAGTGACTATGGATCCTCAGATGAATATGGCTCAAGCCCTGGTGAGCACTCTCTGCAAACACCAACAATGCAGACTGGTTCTGCAGGTAGCTCAGGTAAACATTCTGTTGGAGATGAGGCATCTAACTACATCCTTATGGGTCAGAGAGGGGCATCTAAAACTCAACAACCCCAAAATGCATTACCACAAACCAGGAGGGTTCTGAGACGCTCTTCTAGCAGAGAGTGTGAAGCAGAGCGCAGGCTCATGAGTAAGCGGGCTTCCCTCCCACCCATGGCCTTAGAGAGACTAGCACCCCTCCGTCGAGCTGGAGAGGAAGCGTTTGAAGAGGATGATTATGCAATTATGATGCGTACCACCAGCCAAGAGTCATTTAGTGCAAGGCAAGAGTCTGGAACAACAACAGGTGGAACAGGATACCTAGAGGTAGCTGCAGACAACAAATGCGATGCTGGTAGTAATGGAACAGTTGGCCCTGCCGTTACTGGTGGAGGTAATGGAGCAATAGATCATGGATATATGTCCATGTTGCCAGGAGTTACAGCTTCCCCTGTATCCCATTCACATTCCCTTTCAGTTGCAGTATCAGATTCAGACTCAAAACCTGCAGATGACTACATGGCCATGACCCCCAATAACAGCATTTCACCCCCCCAGCAGATCCGCCCACCACCTTCTGGCACAGATGGCTACATGATGATGTCTCCTAATAGTAGCTGTTCACCAGATCAACGAGGGGTCCCCTCTGCCTGGATTGGCAGTAGCAGCGCAGATAGCCGAACTGGAAGTGACTATATGAATATGTCACCTATTAGTGCACGTTCTGCCAATAGCACACCACCACAACATGAGCCCCTGCGACCATCTGACTTGCATCTTCAACAGCCCCCACCTAAGATGGTATACTCTTACTATTCTCTTCCTCGTTCCTACAAACATAACAGCTCAACTCACTTTGAGGAAGGGCCAGGAAGAGGGAAGCATCTGGTTAATGGAGGTAGAGGTCTCGGTGGAGGTAGAGGACTTAATAATAACAAGTCCAAGCATCAGGAACCACCTGTTGGCCGACATCTGTCCCTTTCATCATCCTCATATTCTTCCAGTTCAGCCAGCAGTGAGAGCTTGGGTGAAGGTGAGGACAAAGCTGCCAAGGGGACAGGAGGAAGAATAGGTGCTACTGCAAAGGATGATCAGGGATCCATGCAGCAAAGACAAGGGACTGGAGGGGTAAAGCATTCTGGTCAGAGGGGCCGTCCACTTAGCTTGTTTGTGGACATCTCTAAAGCCAACACTCTTCCAAGAGTTCATGAGACACCCCTTCCTTCTGAACCTAAAAGCCCTGGGGAGTACGTCAGCATTGAGTTCAAAGGTGAGAGGAACACAAAGACAGGAGGAAGTGGAAACAAAGGATTTCAGTTATATACTACTCTTCCACCTAGTGCCCATCGCCCCTTACCCAGGCCAACGTCTTGTGTTGCTGGCTTCTTGCCCTTCGCCCAAAGCTCCTCCACCTCTGTTCTCCTGCCAGCTGCCTCTGAGTACGTCAACATGGAGCTTGGAGCCTCTCCTTCCCCTTCACCCCTCTCCCTCACACCACTTGGGTTTCCTTCATTTCCCACTCCCCCAGTTACACCAGCAGCAGCCCCTAAAGCCTCAGATGAACATAGATCAACACCTCTACATGATGATGAAGCTGAGGGTGAGATGGGACATAGAGAAAGCAGGCAAGCATCAGCACCACAGTCTGGAGATTCACCTACAGCCTGTGGTGGTGACTACACAAAGATGGCCTTTAGCCTGAACTcagacaaaagatcagataaatCAAAAAATAAAGCCTCTTTGCCAGACCAGCCTGAACCAATAGTTCCAGCTCTAGGTTTAGGAATAGGACTAGATTTTCCCCTTGCCAAGATTCCAAACCCAGACCTCGGAGCTAAGGTAATCCGAGCAGATCTTCAAGGTCGTCGACGACATTGCTCTGAAACGTTCCAGGTTCCTTCCTCACTGCCAGCTTGCTCTACAACATCATCTTCCCCTGCATTCCCTGAACACTCCCAAGCTATAGCCCGTCGGCTTGGTTTTGATGGTGTGCTTTGGGGTAACAGCTCAGCAGACATCTCATCTCAGTACATAAACCCCGGACTACCTAGCCTATCTTCTTCACAGACATCCATGGAGCAGGGTCTCAATTACATAGACTTGGACCTGGCTAACAAGGAAAGCCCCCACACTACCACAGAGGGGCAGGCAGCTGTCCACACACCTGTTGCCCGTCTCTTTTCCTCTGTGTTGGGTGGTGGAGCTGCAGGGGGTTCTATGGGAACTGGAGGTTCAGGGAGTAGTACTTCAAGCCTTAACACATATGCTAGCATTGACTTCTATAAGTCAGAAGAGCTACGGACACATCAAAGCAGCAGTAGCAGCAAAGATGGTACAGGTAAGATGAGTTGTAATGTGTGTCTTTAGTCTAAGAACAGCAGTAAATGCTTGCACTATAGTCTCTATATTCTATTAGGACTTAATTTCTTGTTAAAGGTCATTAAGGTGACATCATTTGTGATCTTGTTTCTGATATTTTTTGGCATATGTTAGTGTAATCATACAGTTTTTTCTTGGCTTTAGTTCTACTTTAGTCAAAAACAAGTCATGATACACTGGAAACAACATAGTTTGTTCCATAACAAATCTTTATGAGGCCATGCTTAATTTTGTTCTTTATTCATATCCACCTGGTATCTCTAAATACAAGCCACCTGTCTGGCATTACAGTGCCAATGATACCGATCAGACATGCATGGAAAGTTTCCTTTTGCAAATCGTATAACCATTGGTCTGTCTGCCGCCTCTGTCATTCTAGAGGCTTCTAGATTTAATTTACTCttctaaatgtattttataaatgtccagTGTTTATCCAAGAcctaaaacattaaagtgtcCTCAATAGTTATGTTTATGAAAGGGTTACAATGAGAGGTTAAATACCTGACAGACTAAACACAGTCTTGACTCTTTTTTGGTTACATTTATATGCTTGAGTTCACTGTGCGTAACCTTAAATGCCTTAATGGGATTGTGGCTATGATATTATTTGCCTTTCAGTATTGAGATGTTTGTATGAATAATAACAGAGTAGGGAAATTCAAGTGAGTGAGTCAGTTCTTGTTAATCAAGAAAAAAGTAACTCCAAGTAGAATAAAACAAAGTGCTTTTCTTACTATTTCTTAAAATGCTTAGATTTGGATAAAGAGCCAAATCTTTAGGTGATAAGATCATCTAAATGAACAGAGAGCTAAAGAAAGAACAAAGAATGAAACAGGCCCATTTTTGCTGCAATGAGTGGGTGACTTAGTGGTCAGCATGGCATTGGCACTCGTGGGGAATGTAGTGAGCTGGCTGTGAATGTTGAGAAGGGGCCAACTCTACACTGGTCCAACATGGTCACAACCGCAAGCCCCCCTTTTTGGCATTTAATAAACGATCCTTTTGTTCATGGCTTCCCTCCTTGGCCGCTGTGTGCGTGTGAGTCTGTGCCCATAGTTGTGTGTTTCAGCTTCAGTAGGCTTGAACTCATCGCTCCCTCGCTCTGTTTTCccattttttcattaaatgtctCTGTCCGAACAGAGTAGTAGCACACGCAAAAGCAGATTTTTGGAAGAGACTGTAGAATGGAAAGTCATCTAACACCACCACCCCTCGATTTGAGGAAGGATTAAAAGGAATAAAAGGAGGGAGAGTACAAGGGTGAGAAAGAAATGGCACAATGGATGCGAGACAGaaggagagagacagacagactgggTGTGAGAACAGTAGATGGAGAAGAGACCAGAGGGAAAAAAGTGTCTGAATGGGTTTCATGTTTGGAGGTAGGAGGAAATTGTTTGTACAGTTTGGGTTTTTCATTTATGCATTGGCTAACATTGTAGCTCTACCAATTCATACAGTGCTACCGGGGGAATAACGATGAAAGTGGTTTCTCTGGCCCAACTTTAGCCTCAGTCAAGCAGTAAAGGGATGAGAAAAGAACATGAGAAGAATTAGAGGTTGTGATACAGAAAGAAATTGAGGAATAGCTTAGGGTAAAAGGGAGGGTGGAATGCCAAGACATAAAGCGGTTTAGGGCGGTATATAGAAGCCAACGTAGAGTTTCATGCAAGTTGATTAGAAGAAAAGTAACCTACTTCCTATCAATGAAGTAGCATTGCTAATGCTATTCAAGTCTCACACCTATACACACAAACTGAGACATTTGAAGACTCGGTTCTCCCTGTGTGGTAGTGCCACGTGTGTCTGAGTGTGCTGTGAGAAGCAGTGGATTTAGACAGACACAGTTACTGGCGCTGAAAGAGGTAAATTCCTCTACTGTGCCAGTATGTTAACACGATAGAGTGAGAGAGATTATTCATCATAGATCATTCAGCCGCAAGACAGCAGTCATCCAAATGTGGAGTTGAGACTGAAGCACACTTAAATCTCACAAACAAATGTGCATACACACAGAGACGTCAACTGATTTGTAACAGTCCCCTGCACTCATATCGTTGCTTAACTTTGGGTTATAATGTTTCTTTTACCTCTCCTGGGGTTTTTGCTTAACTGGACCACAGTTTAAATTTTCACCACACTCTGCACGCAAACACAAATGCACAATTTCGGACACTCCATCCATTTATTCAGAAGCATCTGTTATGCACTCATCCACCCAAAAACCAATGCATACATTTACCGTAAATGGTACGCTGGGCTATAATTTAAGCTTTGCATTGACGAAGAGCATGCGCACAGAGCCACCACATCTGGCTGTAGTTTGATAATTTGAGAGGCCTTACATAACCTGTAATCCCAGATAAACACTGGTCATTAATACTACAGACCAGAAGCTGCAGAAATCTGCTTATTTATCGCTCAGGTCTACATAAGTCAGTGTCCCTGGAAGGGTCAAAAGCGGTACCGTACTTTccagactataagccgcaccggagtataagtcgcatcattcaaaaatgcgtcattaagacgaaataacatatataagtcacagtggactattaGCGTGTTTATTTAGATTATTCTtttacaaaatccaagccgaagaacagacatttaatctggaaaggcaagttattctaccaaacaatagcacacagaacagcaggctgaatagatgtttgTACGTTataagtaatattatcagttatttaaacgataaaccatagcatacagaacttacctggaaggttgaataggctaaattaaccgaacaagccaactagcgtgaagttcgcatactcgtcattccacattactgaatccattgaattacataaatacagaagcagcatatggcggactctcgcggttgtagacggtaatgttgtctcttgcctcataaatgtcaaaattaattcatactgacttacaaggcgcacttGACTggaagacgcagcaccagccaagttaggaaaaaaataacgcagcttatagaccgaaaaatacggtactgacctgatacaatactgattttgatggtaactaattttatttttaaatggcaATTATCCTTTTAATCATATACAGTCTtttctggtaaattactggtaaaaGAGATGACGTGAGCacaggacctttttaaaaataCTGGTAAAAGAATACTGGCAATTTACTAGTAAGGGAATTTGgtagattaccagtaatttactagtACGATGCTATGTGTGAAGAATAGAGTTTTTGGTACGAGCATGTATGGCGTCAGAACACACTGCCGATCAAAATGATTTGACACAGATGACGCATTTATCCCCCAACCCCCGCCTGATGTATGAATGATATCTTACTGGTAAAAGACGGAACGTTGTTGCATGTGTGAACGGCACATTTGTGTATTAACTTGTAATTTTATGGCAATTTACtgaaattactgtgtgaaagaggctattgtcaGGTGGTAGACGTCTGCaagaaatattttatatttaaaaaagtaatcacCCTCCGATAGCAGCCTAGTAGTCCCGAGGGACCCAAATTTGGTTGTTGCTAATTCAGACCAAAATAGTAGACAAGCAAACAGAGATGGAAAGTTTGAGTATACATCAGAGAGAGGAAGATGGAAAGAAAGATATAGAGGGGAGACGACGAGGGATTAGATTTGACAGTAATCCATGGTTATTTATTCACATCCACGGGGGGAGTAACGGATGGTCCCGTTGGACTCTGTGTCCCAGGCAGTGTACCCTGTCAAGCTGGAGTGTGGCCATTTATGTCCCAGTGGATCTTCTGAGGATTCATATTAAATGATCTTCATAGAAATAAATGCCACTTAGAGAACTATATATCTGTCTGCAATGCACTGATGCAAAAAGGCAGATGGTTTTTTTTTGGAAAGAGCATACGGTTATGATGAATTGAGGTGTCTGAGGTGCCCTCTTACTTTGTTCTATAAGAACATTACTAAATTAGATTTTAAATTGAACAAAAAAACCCATTTTCTAGCTATAGTTATTAAGTAGCACTGGTCTAGGAGGGCGGAAAGTAGGACGTTGTAGGCAAAGTAATATTGATTGTCCTTGTAGAGCAGCTGTGCACAGAGACAGACAGGTTTCTGTTTCTCAAAAGGAGCTCACACCTGCGCTCAACGGCTGCTCTTTTCTTTACACCATATATCATCatgcctacactgtaaaaattccttgttgcacttaaatgtttaaagagcacttatttcattgttaaaaacaatgttattttgtgtatttggtataatacaatgtgtttgcgtggtttatggttaaaaaacacattattttccacatactggccgtttctcaatgtcaggGATACTTCCTTGGCGGGACTGGTCCTTACAGGTCACTTCCTTCGGAGGCTAGGCGACGCTCCTCTTAAGCACTCGGAGAACACATAAATGGAACAgcctagcaagtgcacgtcattgcatcattgaaaggtgtgctttcggtgctgcgcgcataggattgtgggtgatttcagcgcgcgaagagcgcgaaggatacacatatgcatccctTCCTGTATATGGAATATTTCTTGAAcaaaggactcagtccttggctgaaattccgaggatcctcgacattggaacagtcctttgACGGaagtcgatgacgtagcatcctcaaAATTCTGGCTTCCAAGGATCCtttcttgacattgagaaacggccaccgtacatttttgtagctccagatttcactctcttcctgaaacgcacagatttgaaaagcgctgtgtccctgattggccagctatctgACGTTAGTTGGACATgagacgctccttaccatgtttgaaagattcgctcacaatccAATGCTAACgggagttaaaggaacagtatgtaagaaatttatatcaattaataataaaatggccctgatatgtcactagacattaagaaatcattttcatttaaaatacttataacactgacaacagtggtctggccaggagattgtcatttaaaaagtggagttgcagccctcaactgatgtttatgttgtcattttgtgtattggccactagctgtgtgatttcagtaccagttttagacacaagttttgtgattgcaataccagttttggccacaatcctacatactgttcctttaacttacaAGCCttgagtcaaagcgggaggaattatgataatgtcggtcttctctacatcaccaatcccatgaagtaaactgttgcctacaatatgtgtgtttgttgaagtTTAAGAAAAGAAATTTACATTGGAGATGAAAACGCGCATTATCGTTTACAAGGacgttttacagtgtaggctaCATTAAGAAAACATAGGTTacttatacatttaaatacGTTAAACAGCAAGATAAATGGGACATGCAACATTAATTTATCCCACAGAATTACTTGGGTAACAGGGAGATACTTGGGAAACTGTATTGGGAAATATATTTGGTGGGAATACATTTATCAGTACATGCATCCTCTGGGAATAAAGTAAAGTGCTGTTCACAGTATTCACAGAAATGAATGTCGTCAAGGTTTCGGCTTTGGATGTTGGCCCCTGCTCAGTTCTCTGCTCAGTGACAGGTTGGATAGGAcactcaaacaaacaaacaaacagagcaaTGTATTAAAAGAGCCACCAAGCTGCACC is a window from the Misgurnus anguillicaudatus chromosome 21, ASM2758022v2, whole genome shotgun sequence genome containing:
- the LOC129438774 gene encoding insulin receptor substrate 1-B, with translation MENQTEPQSSTEDVRKSGYLRKQKSMHRRYFVLRTASERGPARLEYYESEKKFRGKAPVPKKALALETCFNINKRADSKNKHMIVLYTRAESFVVAAENETDQEEWFQAMVELQCKSKALCDSGNGEDYGVPTPGPAFKEVWQVKVWPKGLGQAKNLVGIYRLCLTEKTVNFVKLNSDAAAVVLQLMNVRRCGHSENFFFVEVGRSAVTGPGEFWMQVEDSVVAQNMHETLLEAMKALSEEFRQRSKSQSTAAGAGGGSTASNPISVPSRRHHPNPPPSQVGFTRRPRTEPPGSTGGGENSNNSSPNPRHSFPRSRTSSDGGNFDDLAGAATGGIASCSSPTTNGSCSNTPILRSTSVRAPTPVKAQHALMRSTSTPAASTASSQPSSSGHTSEFCGTGTDSSGGGGNVSVYSQIPLRHPSVSGSLSDYGSSDEYGSSPGEHSLQTPTMQTGSAGSSGKHSVGDEASNYILMGQRGASKTQQPQNALPQTRRVLRRSSSRECEAERRLMSKRASLPPMALERLAPLRRAGEEAFEEDDYAIMMRTTSQESFSARQESGTTTGGTGYLEVAADNKCDAGSNGTVGPAVTGGGNGAIDHGYMSMLPGVTASPVSHSHSLSVAVSDSDSKPADDYMAMTPNNSISPPQQIRPPPSGTDGYMMMSPNSSCSPDQRGVPSAWIGSSSADSRTGSDYMNMSPISARSANSTPPQHEPLRPSDLHLQQPPPKMVYSYYSLPRSYKHNSSTHFEEGPGRGKHLVNGGRGLGGGRGLNNNKSKHQEPPVGRHLSLSSSSYSSSSASSESLGEGEDKAAKGTGGRIGATAKDDQGSMQQRQGTGGVKHSGQRGRPLSLFVDISKANTLPRVHETPLPSEPKSPGEYVSIEFKGERNTKTGGSGNKGFQLYTTLPPSAHRPLPRPTSCVAGFLPFAQSSSTSVLLPAASEYVNMELGASPSPSPLSLTPLGFPSFPTPPVTPAAAPKASDEHRSTPLHDDEAEGEMGHRESRQASAPQSGDSPTACGGDYTKMAFSLNSDKRSDKSKNKASLPDQPEPIVPALGLGIGLDFPLAKIPNPDLGAKVIRADLQGRRRHCSETFQVPSSLPACSTTSSSPAFPEHSQAIARRLGFDGVLWGNSSADISSQYINPGLPSLSSSQTSMEQGLNYIDLDLANKESPHTTTEGQAAVHTPVARLFSSVLGGGAAGGSMGTGGSGSSTSSLNTYASIDFYKSEELRTHQSSSSSKDGTEC